A window of the Microvirga terrae genome harbors these coding sequences:
- a CDS encoding DUF6894 family protein: MPRYYIDVRSHFGIDEDPSGVELPDIAAARNEAARVAERLLKSWAGMSPNYSSEIMIEIVGEDLRPVLIIPCIDATSTSDE, from the coding sequence ATGCCCCGCTATTACATTGATGTCAGGAGCCATTTCGGCATCGATGAGGATCCGAGTGGCGTCGAGTTGCCGGACATTGCGGCCGCCAGGAACGAGGCCGCAAGAGTGGCCGAAAGGCTTCTGAAGAGCTGGGCCGGCATGTCGCCGAATTACAGCAGCGAGATCATGATCGAGATCGTCGGGGAGGATCTCCGCCCCGTTCTGATCATCCCCTGCATCGACGCGACGTCGACGTCCGACGAGTGA